A genome region from Clostridium sp. JN-9 includes the following:
- the cwlD gene encoding N-acetylmuramoyl-L-alanine amidase CwlD, which yields MFKQRKKLVILIICFLAIISAVQFQFSGVKAFTTDAKDKTILIDAGHGGIDGGAVSKSGTVEKDINLSISLKLKDILSKQGYKVIMTREEDKGLYTNEGKIRKKKIEDLNNRLKMKNESKCDMFISIHLNMFPEGKYYGAQVWYGSNSNSEKLAKVLQDNFKNNINDGNKRVEKPAGQSYKVLLGDNPIPQVIVECGFLSNYNEEQMLKSEQYQLKIADIIAKSVEEYYQSN from the coding sequence ATGTTTAAACAGCGTAAGAAACTTGTTATTCTCATTATCTGCTTTTTAGCAATTATATCTGCTGTACAATTTCAATTCAGCGGTGTAAAAGCATTTACCACTGATGCTAAAGATAAAACTATATTAATTGATGCAGGTCATGGTGGAATTGATGGCGGGGCTGTATCAAAATCAGGTACAGTTGAGAAAGATATAAATCTATCTATATCTTTAAAATTAAAGGATATTCTCAGCAAACAAGGATATAAGGTTATAATGACAAGAGAAGAGGATAAAGGACTCTATACAAATGAAGGAAAAATAAGAAAAAAGAAAATAGAAGATTTGAATAACAGACTTAAAATGAAAAATGAAAGTAAATGTGATATGTTTATAAGCATACATCTTAATATGTTTCCAGAGGGAAAATATTATGGAGCACAAGTATGGTACGGCAGTAATAGTAACAGCGAAAAACTGGCAAAGGTCTTACAGGACAATTTTAAAAATAATATTAATGACGGAAATAAAAGGGTAGAAAAACCTGCAGGGCAAAGTTATAAAGTACTATTAGGAGACAATCCAATACCCCAGGTAATAGTTGAATGTGGATTCTTATCAAATTACAATGAAGAACAGATGTTAAAAAGTGAGCAA